The following proteins come from a genomic window of Synechococcus sp. NB0720_010:
- a CDS encoding CRR6 family NdhI maturation factor — MVSGLAPDGTVSISAQQVQDQSLEPLQPWFALDPKDLLQASGSLTLQFDWPRSAEDPRELSEITELRLWSLRADALCPWLPLLLERSSGQLTRHVAMLLPHQFSRSEGIRFAPDSLELWMTHRLYLLDHWSRGYGLNCRGNLEQMAAVLGFELDGSFWKDHER; from the coding sequence TTGGTGTCTGGTCTGGCTCCTGATGGAACGGTGTCGATCTCAGCGCAACAGGTTCAAGACCAGAGCCTTGAGCCCCTGCAGCCTTGGTTCGCCTTGGACCCCAAGGACCTGCTGCAGGCCAGCGGCAGCCTGACGCTCCAGTTCGACTGGCCCCGTTCAGCGGAGGACCCGCGCGAGCTCTCGGAGATCACGGAGCTGCGCCTCTGGAGCCTGCGCGCCGATGCCCTCTGCCCGTGGCTACCGCTGCTGCTGGAGCGCAGCAGTGGCCAATTGACCCGCCACGTGGCGATGCTGCTCCCCCATCAGTTCAGCCGCAGCGAGGGGATTCGCTTCGCCCCAGACAGCCTTGAGCTCTGGATGACCCATCGCCTCTACCTGCTGGATCACTGGTCCAGGGGGTATGGCTTGAACTGTCGCGGCAATCTGGAGCAGATGGCGGCCGTGCTCGGCTTTGAGCTGGACGGCAGCTTCTGGAAGGACCACGAGCGCTAG
- a CDS encoding sulfite exporter TauE/SafE family protein — translation MRVRRAACAMGWELLPLLPLGILAGLLSGLLGIGGGLVFSPLLLWIGLPPHQALATSTLAIVPTTMAGSLTHWRSGQVPAQAALAISAGAAFGGGLFSRLGHSLEGWQLLALQALMYGLLALVIEPRRTGGNSASTVPVRGLIGVGLVAGLSSGLLGVGGGLVMVPLMVRGLRLGVYQAIRLSTMAVFASSLVASFTFWGDGRAQLLIGLVLGATAASAAQWSAGHLQKVPEQRLVGLIRLLCVLLAVDVGRRAVLLWL, via the coding sequence ATGCGGGTGAGACGTGCGGCATGCGCCATGGGCTGGGAGCTGCTGCCTCTGCTGCCTCTAGGCATCTTGGCCGGCTTGCTCTCAGGCCTGCTGGGAATTGGTGGAGGCCTGGTCTTCTCTCCCCTGCTGCTCTGGATTGGCCTGCCGCCCCATCAGGCCCTGGCCACCAGCACCCTGGCGATTGTTCCCACCACCATGGCGGGCAGCCTGACCCACTGGCGCAGCGGTCAGGTGCCAGCGCAAGCGGCCCTCGCGATCAGCGCTGGCGCCGCCTTTGGCGGGGGCCTCTTCAGCCGGCTCGGCCACAGCCTTGAGGGCTGGCAACTGCTGGCCTTGCAGGCGCTGATGTACGGGCTGCTGGCCCTGGTGATCGAGCCCAGACGCACGGGCGGCAACAGCGCTTCAACCGTGCCGGTGCGGGGACTGATCGGCGTAGGCCTGGTGGCGGGCCTCTCCAGCGGCCTGCTGGGTGTCGGAGGCGGCCTGGTGATGGTGCCGCTGATGGTTCGCGGGCTGCGCCTTGGGGTCTACCAGGCGATCCGGCTCAGCACGATGGCGGTCTTCGCCTCCTCCTTGGTCGCCTCCTTCACCTTTTGGGGAGACGGCAGGGCCCAACTGCTGATCGGCCTGGTGCTGGGGGCAACGGCCGCCTCAGCCGCCCAGTGGTCGGCCGGGCACCTGCAGAAGGTGCCGGAACAACGCCTGGTGGGACTGATCCGGCTGCTGTGCGTGCTGCTGGCCGTGGACGTCGGACGGCGGGCCGTTCTGCTCTGGCTCTAG
- a CDS encoding lipoate--protein ligase family protein, giving the protein MRWRWIPPLTADAGLQMAIDRWMLQQQCVGQGDPMLRLYQWNRPTLSLGRHQRQIDPRWIALAEQGRLHLVRRPSGGRAVLHAGELTYALACRPATTHRLTAYAEACQWLQVAFAALGVPLEFGSVKAAEAAQRGNCFASGTAADLVQANGAKRIGSAQLWSGACLLQHGSVLLSPPQDLWREVFNSPAPNLEPLPQAAVMAELQRAARDHLCSGALQTVALSAREWQQIQLLEDAAPLG; this is encoded by the coding sequence ATGAGGTGGCGTTGGATCCCTCCACTCACGGCCGATGCCGGCCTGCAGATGGCGATCGACCGTTGGATGCTGCAGCAGCAGTGCGTCGGTCAGGGCGATCCGATGCTGCGGCTCTACCAGTGGAATCGGCCGACGCTCTCATTGGGCCGGCACCAACGCCAGATCGATCCCCGCTGGATCGCCCTGGCCGAGCAGGGCCGTTTGCACCTGGTGCGGCGTCCCAGCGGCGGTCGGGCTGTTCTGCATGCGGGTGAACTCACCTATGCCCTGGCCTGCCGGCCGGCCACGACCCATCGCCTGACGGCCTATGCCGAGGCCTGTCAGTGGCTGCAGGTGGCCTTCGCGGCCCTGGGCGTTCCCCTGGAGTTCGGCTCGGTGAAGGCTGCGGAGGCGGCCCAGCGGGGCAACTGTTTTGCCAGCGGCACGGCTGCAGATCTGGTGCAGGCCAATGGCGCCAAACGGATCGGTAGTGCCCAGCTCTGGAGTGGGGCCTGCCTGCTGCAGCACGGCAGTGTCCTGCTCTCTCCCCCCCAGGACCTCTGGCGGGAGGTCTTCAACTCTCCAGCGCCAAACCTGGAACCCCTACCGCAAGCGGCCGTGATGGCGGAGCTCCAGCGGGCGGCACGGGATCACCTCTGTAGCGGTGCGCTCCAGACTGTGGCCCTCAGCGCCAGGGAGTGGCAGCAGATCCAGCTGTTGGAGGACGCGGCTCCCCTGGGCTGA
- a CDS encoding site-2 protease family protein, giving the protein MGEGWQLLRIRGIPLRIHPSWFLILALATVAFQQQYSQQFAAQTQEAWLWLIGLLTALLLFLSVLLHELGHSLVALSQGVKVRSITLFLLGGVASVERECPTAMGSFWVAAAGPLVSLVLSALLLLSSHSASHAWPLLGAMVSELGVLNLILALFNLLPGLPLDGGLILKALVWQFTGSQRKGIQVATASGKVLAFSAIGLGAFLLLRGAGVAGIWLMLLGWFGLGAARNQSQMLALQGVLRRLQVKDAAQRRYRVLEANTKLRELSRLRVSDEKGLADWLLVCDQGRWKGFITDAPLQSLPVQRWDEDSVGEHLQPLDQLPSIGDGTPLWQAILQLDQPEVNRLLVLGPAGLPTGTLERPELAERVLKELGVRLPLPILEAARRQGVYPLGMMLAPVARTIESNPEG; this is encoded by the coding sequence GTGGGGGAAGGCTGGCAGCTACTGCGGATTCGGGGCATCCCCCTACGCATTCACCCCAGCTGGTTTCTGATCTTGGCCCTGGCCACGGTGGCCTTCCAACAGCAGTACAGCCAGCAATTCGCCGCGCAAACCCAGGAGGCCTGGCTCTGGCTGATTGGCCTGCTCACCGCCCTGCTGCTGTTCCTCTCAGTGCTGCTCCATGAGTTAGGGCACTCCCTGGTGGCCCTCAGTCAGGGGGTCAAGGTCCGCAGCATCACCCTGTTCCTGCTGGGCGGGGTGGCCAGCGTGGAGCGCGAGTGCCCAACCGCCATGGGCTCCTTCTGGGTGGCGGCCGCTGGCCCCCTGGTGAGCCTGGTGCTCTCCGCCCTGCTGCTCCTCAGCAGCCATAGCGCCAGCCATGCCTGGCCCCTGCTCGGAGCCATGGTCAGTGAGCTGGGCGTGCTGAATCTGATCCTGGCCCTGTTCAACCTGCTGCCGGGACTCCCGCTCGATGGCGGCCTGATTCTCAAGGCCCTGGTCTGGCAGTTCACCGGAAGCCAGCGCAAGGGAATCCAGGTGGCCACCGCCAGCGGCAAGGTGCTGGCCTTCAGCGCCATTGGTCTTGGAGCCTTCCTGCTGCTGCGAGGAGCCGGGGTAGCGGGGATTTGGTTGATGCTGCTGGGCTGGTTTGGCCTGGGCGCCGCCCGCAACCAATCGCAGATGCTGGCGCTGCAGGGCGTGCTGCGCAGGCTGCAGGTCAAGGATGCGGCCCAGAGGCGCTACCGCGTACTCGAGGCCAACACGAAACTGCGGGAACTCAGCCGCCTGCGGGTCAGCGACGAGAAGGGTCTGGCGGACTGGCTACTGGTCTGTGACCAGGGCCGCTGGAAGGGGTTCATCACCGATGCCCCCCTGCAGAGCCTGCCGGTGCAGCGCTGGGATGAGGACAGCGTTGGCGAGCACCTGCAACCCCTCGATCAACTCCCGAGCATCGGCGATGGGACACCGCTCTGGCAGGCGATCCTGCAGCTCGACCAACCGGAGGTGAATCGGCTGCTGGTGCTCGGTCCAGCGGGCCTCCCCACCGGCACCTTGGAGCGACCGGAACTGGCGGAGCGGGTCCTGAAAGAACTCGGCGTGCGGCTGCCTCTACCGATCCTCGAGGCCGCGCGCCGCCAAGGGGTCTACCCCCTGGGGATGATGCTGGCGCCCGTGGCACGAACCATCGAAAGCAACCCCGAGGGTTGA
- a CDS encoding phosphoribosylanthranilate isomerase, whose protein sequence is MTARPTSPIGHQPWLKVCGLRHPEQASAVAALGVDAIGVIGVEASPRWLSPGARPALFAAMRQASSRCLGVLVVADPSDGELSQLGAAGGHQVLQLHGQETPERCRQLRQALGPDLLLWKALRIRQPEDLQRAADYGAVVDALLLDAWLPDQLGGTGHRIPIDWLGGFCSPLPWWLAGGLNPDRVAPALRALQHRPPSGLDVSSGVERAPGDKDLAKVQQLVAALAPFRQDLIS, encoded by the coding sequence ATGACGGCGCGTCCAACTTCCCCCATTGGCCACCAGCCATGGCTGAAGGTCTGTGGACTGCGCCATCCCGAGCAGGCCAGTGCCGTGGCCGCCCTGGGCGTCGATGCGATCGGGGTGATCGGTGTTGAGGCCTCCCCCCGCTGGTTGTCCCCTGGCGCCCGGCCGGCGCTGTTTGCGGCGATGCGCCAGGCCTCAAGCCGCTGTCTTGGCGTCCTCGTGGTGGCCGATCCCAGTGATGGGGAACTGTCCCAGTTGGGGGCGGCCGGTGGTCATCAGGTGCTGCAACTCCATGGCCAGGAAACGCCAGAGCGCTGCCGGCAACTGCGGCAGGCCCTCGGCCCGGATCTCTTGTTGTGGAAGGCGCTGAGAATTCGCCAGCCCGAGGATCTGCAGCGGGCGGCCGACTACGGCGCGGTCGTCGACGCTCTGCTGCTGGATGCCTGGTTGCCCGATCAGCTCGGCGGCACGGGCCACCGCATCCCGATCGATTGGCTCGGTGGTTTTTGCTCCCCTCTGCCCTGGTGGCTCGCTGGCGGCTTGAATCCCGATCGGGTTGCCCCGGCCCTACGGGCCCTGCAGCACCGGCCCCCCTCTGGATTGGATGTCTCCAGCGGGGTGGAGCGGGCTCCGGGGGATAAGGATCTCGCCAAAGTGCAGCAGCTGGTGGCCGCCTTGGCTCCCTTTCGCCAGGATTTGATCAGCTAA
- the folE gene encoding GTP cyclohydrolase I — translation MTSTLSSSIPGQLAPVSRRIRERLESAGVPFLANDNIAEHLKDGELDQLEIEVAGKVRELLRSLVIDIDNDHNTEETAERVARMYLHEVFKGRFHPQPKIASFPNVKKLDEIYTVGPITVRSACSHHLVPILGNCWIGIKPGERVIGLSKFSRVADWVFSRPHIQEEAVMILADEIERLCEPQGLAILVKAQHYCMKWRGVKEPQTSMVNSVVRGDFRHDSSLKAEFFELVKQQESMLG, via the coding sequence ATGACTTCAACCCTGTCCTCGAGCATTCCCGGCCAGTTGGCTCCCGTGAGCCGCCGCATCCGTGAACGCCTCGAGTCCGCCGGCGTGCCCTTCCTGGCGAACGACAACATCGCCGAACACCTCAAGGACGGCGAACTCGATCAACTGGAAATCGAGGTTGCCGGAAAGGTTCGCGAGCTGCTGCGCAGCTTGGTGATCGATATCGACAACGACCACAACACCGAGGAGACCGCCGAGCGTGTCGCCCGGATGTACCTCCATGAGGTCTTCAAGGGTCGCTTCCATCCCCAGCCGAAGATCGCGAGCTTCCCCAACGTCAAAAAGCTCGACGAGATCTACACCGTGGGCCCGATCACGGTGCGCTCGGCTTGCTCCCACCACCTGGTGCCGATCCTGGGCAACTGCTGGATTGGGATCAAGCCCGGCGAACGGGTGATTGGTCTCTCCAAGTTCTCGCGCGTGGCCGACTGGGTCTTCTCCCGTCCCCACATCCAGGAAGAGGCGGTGATGATCCTGGCCGATGAGATCGAGCGTCTCTGCGAACCCCAGGGCCTGGCCATCCTGGTCAAGGCGCAGCACTACTGCATGAAGTGGCGCGGGGTGAAGGAGCCCCAAACCAGCATGGTGAACTCCGTTGTCCGCGGTGACTTCCGCCACGACTCCAGCCTCAAGGCTGAGTTCTTCGAACTGGTGAAGCAGCAGGAGTCGATGCTGGGCTAA
- a CDS encoding SDR family oxidoreductase: MGAAAARAFSQAGYQLLLLARSQADLEQLAQELRSERCRVETIAVDLSDPQAIAPALENLLSRGLVPTVLINNAGAAYTGALAEMPLEQWQWLLQLNLTSVVQTCQAVLPALRQTQGLIINVSSHAARNAFPEWGAYCTTKAALASFSRCLAEEERQHGIRVSTLTLGAVNTPLWDSETVHSSFDRRAMLTPERVAETLLSLAQQPSSNVVEDLTLMPAAGVL, translated from the coding sequence ATCGGAGCAGCCGCAGCAAGGGCTTTTTCCCAAGCCGGCTATCAGCTGCTGCTCTTGGCCCGCTCCCAAGCCGATCTTGAGCAGCTGGCCCAGGAGCTGCGCAGTGAGCGCTGCCGGGTGGAAACGATCGCTGTGGATCTCTCCGATCCACAAGCCATCGCCCCTGCCCTGGAGAACCTGCTCTCCCGGGGACTGGTTCCAACGGTGCTGATCAACAACGCCGGAGCGGCCTACACGGGGGCCCTAGCGGAGATGCCCCTGGAGCAATGGCAATGGTTGCTGCAGCTCAACCTCACCAGCGTTGTTCAAACCTGCCAGGCGGTCCTGCCGGCCCTGCGCCAGACCCAGGGTTTGATCATCAACGTCAGCAGCCATGCGGCCCGCAATGCCTTTCCGGAATGGGGGGCCTATTGCACCACCAAGGCCGCCTTGGCCTCCTTTAGTCGCTGCTTAGCGGAAGAGGAGCGCCAGCACGGAATCCGTGTATCGACGCTCACCTTGGGTGCGGTTAATACCCCCCTCTGGGACAGCGAGACCGTCCACAGTTCCTTCGACCGCCGTGCCATGCTCACCCCAGAGCGCGTGGCCGAGACACTGCTGTCTTTGGCTCAGCAACCTTCCTCCAATGTTGTGGAGGATCTAACCCTTATGCCCGCAGCGGGCGTTCTTTGA
- a CDS encoding acetyl-CoA carboxylase carboxyltransferase subunit alpha, translating into MARRPLLDFEKPLVELEEQIDQIRQLAKDSEVDVSQQLLQLETLAARRREEIFSNLSPAQKIQVARHPQRPSTFDYIQVLTDEFIELHGDRRGSDDQALVGGVGRIGDQGVVLLGHQKGRDTKENVARNFGMASPGGYRKAMRLMEHADRFRLPILSFIDTPGAYAGLLAEEQGQGEAIAVNLREMFKLRVPILATVIGEGGSGGALGIGVADRLLMFQHSVYTVASPEACASILWRDAGKAPVAAEALKITAPDLLKLGIIDEIIAEPSGGNHWAPRQAAENLKAALLQQLAGLQALSEEQLVDQRYAKFRRMGRFLESGAQDASLSS; encoded by the coding sequence ATGGCCCGTCGTCCCCTGCTCGACTTCGAGAAGCCCCTGGTGGAGCTGGAGGAGCAGATCGACCAAATCCGGCAGCTCGCCAAAGACTCTGAAGTCGACGTCAGCCAGCAGTTGCTCCAACTGGAGACCCTGGCGGCCCGCAGGCGGGAAGAGATCTTCAGCAACCTGAGTCCCGCCCAAAAGATTCAGGTTGCGCGCCACCCCCAACGCCCCAGCACCTTCGATTACATCCAGGTGCTGACCGATGAATTCATCGAACTGCACGGGGACCGGCGCGGCAGCGATGACCAAGCCCTCGTGGGGGGCGTCGGACGCATTGGCGATCAAGGCGTCGTCCTCTTGGGCCACCAGAAGGGACGCGACACGAAGGAAAACGTGGCTCGCAACTTCGGTATGGCCTCACCTGGGGGCTACCGCAAGGCGATGCGCCTGATGGAGCACGCCGATCGCTTCCGCCTGCCGATCCTCAGCTTCATCGACACCCCGGGCGCCTACGCCGGACTGCTGGCGGAGGAGCAGGGCCAGGGCGAGGCCATCGCCGTGAACCTGCGCGAGATGTTCAAGCTGCGCGTTCCGATCCTGGCCACGGTGATCGGTGAGGGGGGCTCAGGTGGTGCGCTGGGCATCGGCGTGGCGGACCGGCTGCTGATGTTCCAGCACAGCGTCTACACGGTGGCCAGCCCCGAGGCCTGCGCCTCCATCCTGTGGCGCGATGCGGGTAAAGCTCCGGTGGCCGCTGAGGCGTTGAAGATCACCGCGCCCGATCTGCTGAAGCTGGGGATCATCGATGAAATCATTGCCGAGCCTTCGGGCGGCAACCACTGGGCCCCGCGTCAGGCGGCAGAGAATTTGAAGGCGGCTCTCCTACAGCAACTCGCAGGCCTGCAGGCCCTCAGCGAGGAGCAACTGGTGGATCAGCGCTACGCCAAGTTCCGCCGGATGGGTCGCTTCCTGGAATCCGGCGCCCAGGACGCAAGCCTGAGCTCGTAA
- a CDS encoding long-chain acyl-[acyl-carrier-protein] reductase: MFGLIGHSSSFAQAQEKARDLGLEEMAEADLLSWCSAPPQLLETFEVTSKTGATIQGTYIDSCFVPEMLSRFKTATRKVQNAMELAQKNGINVTALGGFTSIIFENYDLSKFQQIRNTTLEWERFTTGNTHTAWVICQQVETNAPLLGIDLSQAKVAVVGATGDIGSAVCRWLSQKTGVGELLLVARQQQRLLDLQESLGGGRILTLEEALPEADVVVWVASLPQTLTIDHGSLRKPCLMIDGGYPKNLDAKVAGEGVHVLKGGIVEFWQDISWQMMEVVEMENPKRQLFACFAEAMLLEFEGIHTNFSWGRNRISIANMELIGEASLRHGFRAIGLNQAPASSGNPDLELAAA, translated from the coding sequence ATGTTTGGTCTGATCGGTCACTCCAGCAGCTTTGCGCAGGCCCAGGAAAAGGCCCGCGACCTGGGGCTAGAGGAGATGGCCGAAGCGGACCTCCTCTCCTGGTGCTCGGCTCCACCTCAGCTGCTGGAGACCTTCGAGGTCACCAGCAAAACGGGGGCCACCATCCAAGGGACCTACATCGACTCCTGCTTCGTGCCGGAGATGCTGAGCCGCTTCAAGACCGCGACCCGCAAGGTTCAAAACGCCATGGAATTGGCGCAGAAGAACGGGATCAACGTCACAGCCCTGGGCGGTTTCACCTCGATCATTTTCGAGAACTACGACCTCTCGAAGTTCCAGCAGATCCGCAACACCACCCTCGAGTGGGAGCGTTTCACAACAGGCAACACCCACACGGCCTGGGTGATCTGCCAACAGGTCGAGACCAATGCCCCTCTGCTGGGCATCGACCTGAGCCAGGCCAAAGTCGCCGTGGTCGGCGCCACCGGTGACATCGGCAGCGCGGTCTGCCGCTGGCTCAGCCAAAAAACAGGCGTGGGTGAACTGCTCCTGGTCGCTCGGCAGCAGCAGCGGCTGCTGGATCTGCAGGAGTCCCTCGGCGGTGGCCGGATCCTGACCCTGGAGGAGGCGCTCCCCGAAGCCGACGTGGTGGTGTGGGTGGCCAGCCTTCCCCAGACCCTGACCATCGACCACGGCAGCCTGCGCAAGCCCTGCCTGATGATTGACGGCGGCTACCCCAAGAATCTCGACGCCAAGGTGGCCGGTGAGGGGGTCCATGTCCTCAAGGGCGGCATCGTCGAGTTCTGGCAGGACATCAGCTGGCAGATGATGGAAGTCGTGGAGATGGAAAACCCCAAACGCCAGTTGTTCGCTTGCTTTGCAGAGGCGATGCTGCTGGAATTCGAGGGTATCCACACCAACTTCAGCTGGGGCCGCAACCGCATCTCCATCGCCAACATGGAGCTCATTGGTGAAGCCTCCCTGCGGCACGGGTTCCGGGCCATTGGCCTGAACCAAGCCCCAGCAAGCTCCGGCAACCCCGACCTTGAACTGGCCGCTGCTTAA
- a CDS encoding aldehyde oxygenase (deformylating): MATLEATDLPTAGATALPDFTCANYKDAYSRINAIVIEGEQEAHDNYMSIGTLLPEQADELTKLARMELKHMKGFTACANNLGVTADMAFAKEFFAPLHGNFQKALKEGKVPTCLLIQALLIEAFAISAYHIYIPVADPFARKITEGVVKDEYTHLNYGEVWLKANLESCREELEEANRENLPLIRRMLDQVAGDAAVLQMDKEDLIEDFLIAYQEALTEIGFTTREIARMAAAALIG, translated from the coding sequence ATGGCGACCCTCGAAGCCACTGATCTGCCTACGGCGGGCGCGACTGCGCTTCCCGATTTCACCTGCGCGAACTACAAGGACGCCTACAGCCGGATCAACGCGATCGTGATCGAGGGCGAGCAGGAAGCCCACGACAACTACATGTCCATCGGCACGCTGCTGCCCGAGCAGGCCGACGAACTGACGAAGTTGGCTCGCATGGAGCTGAAGCACATGAAGGGCTTCACCGCCTGTGCCAACAACCTGGGTGTAACCGCCGACATGGCGTTCGCCAAGGAATTCTTCGCCCCCCTGCACGGCAACTTCCAAAAAGCCCTGAAAGAGGGCAAGGTTCCGACCTGCCTGCTGATCCAGGCCCTGCTGATCGAAGCCTTCGCGATCTCGGCGTATCACATCTATATCCCGGTCGCCGATCCCTTCGCCCGCAAGATCACCGAGGGCGTGGTGAAGGACGAGTACACCCACCTCAACTACGGCGAGGTCTGGCTCAAGGCCAACCTGGAGAGCTGCCGTGAGGAGCTCGAAGAGGCCAACCGCGAGAACCTCCCCCTGATCCGCCGCATGCTCGATCAGGTGGCCGGTGACGCCGCTGTTCTGCAGATGGACAAGGAGGATCTGATCGAGGATTTCCTGATCGCCTACCAGGAAGCTCTGACCGAGATCGGTTTCACCACCCGCGAAATCGCCCGCATGGCGGCCGCCGCTCTGATCGGCTGA
- a CDS encoding creatininase family protein → MGDDAYACQGSRRLERLTWPAFQAAAQTCGSTVVWPFGAFEQHGPHLPLGTDALFAEQILDQVLETFPQEAPIWRLPLQSIGFSPEHLGFPGTLSLPAELLIRSIETVGGQLAAAGFERLVLFNGHGGQIALLQVAARQLRAAHPSLGVLPCFLWSGPKGIGKLIEEPERSEGLHAGQVETSLMLQLNPELVGPKRTADGLGAQQPPQGWSLEGAVPNAWLTQDLSSSGVIGDPSQADGAQGEALQQRLVQGWSALFGSLLGSDWPPREPKPKRDQR, encoded by the coding sequence ATGGGCGACGACGCATACGCCTGTCAGGGATCCCGTCGCCTCGAGCGCCTGACCTGGCCCGCCTTCCAGGCGGCCGCCCAGACCTGCGGCAGCACGGTGGTTTGGCCCTTTGGCGCCTTCGAGCAGCACGGTCCTCACCTTCCCCTGGGAACGGATGCACTCTTCGCTGAGCAAATCCTTGACCAGGTGCTCGAGACCTTCCCCCAGGAGGCGCCGATCTGGCGGCTGCCGCTGCAGAGCATCGGCTTTTCACCGGAGCACCTGGGCTTCCCAGGAACCCTGAGCCTCCCGGCCGAGCTCCTGATCCGCAGCATCGAAACCGTTGGCGGCCAGCTGGCGGCGGCAGGCTTCGAGCGGCTGGTGCTGTTCAACGGCCATGGCGGTCAAATCGCCCTGCTCCAGGTCGCCGCCCGACAACTGCGCGCCGCCCATCCCTCGCTTGGGGTGTTGCCATGCTTCCTCTGGAGCGGCCCCAAGGGAATCGGAAAGCTGATCGAGGAGCCCGAGCGCAGTGAAGGCCTCCACGCCGGACAGGTCGAGACGAGCTTGATGTTGCAGCTCAATCCTGAGCTCGTCGGGCCGAAGCGGACCGCAGATGGCCTGGGGGCCCAACAGCCGCCCCAGGGATGGAGCCTGGAGGGGGCCGTGCCGAATGCCTGGCTGACCCAGGACCTCAGCAGCAGTGGCGTCATTGGCGATCCCAGCCAGGCCGATGGGGCCCAAGGCGAGGCGCTCCAGCAGCGGTTGGTCCAGGGCTGGAGCGCGCTCTTCGGCAGTCTCCTGGGCAGCGACTGGCCCCCCCGGGAGCCCAAACCAAAGCGAGACCAGCGCTGA
- a CDS encoding S1 RNA-binding domain-containing protein, with the protein MAGSGTPQPPQPFSKQQPTSARPVPPSPQRPAAAPPPVRKPPQVLQINKKEEQLRLEREAAEARAAAEAAAQRAAELEDAARAARGEAPVAPQRPAASPASGDDDLFDMSGFEGLSMADLLGPDDRNKGRRSGGSRMAQPQSKPAAVPTRSVDDFDFDEEAFLAALDEQDFVGTTGEVVTGTVIGMESDGVYVDIGGKAPGFMPKKECALGVITNLKERFPKGLSVEVLVTREQNADGMVTISARALALRQSWEKVRALEKEGKVLQVKVNGFNRGGITCDVEGLRGFVPRSQLQEGENHEALVGKTLGVAFLEVNPDTRKLVLSEKKAATAALFQNLEVGQLVEGQVVAIKPYGLFVDLGGISGLLHHSVITGGQMRDLREVFGQGDRVKALITELDPGRGRIALNTALLEGQPGELLIERDKVMAEAADRANRARNVLRQQEQSAG; encoded by the coding sequence ATGGCCGGTTCCGGCACTCCCCAGCCCCCCCAGCCCTTCTCCAAGCAGCAACCCACCTCGGCTCGTCCGGTGCCTCCGTCGCCTCAGCGTCCCGCCGCTGCGCCGCCGCCGGTTCGCAAGCCGCCCCAGGTTCTGCAGATCAATAAGAAAGAAGAGCAGCTGCGCCTGGAGCGTGAAGCCGCTGAGGCCCGTGCCGCCGCCGAAGCCGCTGCGCAGCGGGCAGCTGAATTGGAAGACGCCGCACGGGCGGCCCGAGGTGAGGCGCCGGTCGCGCCCCAGCGCCCGGCGGCTTCCCCAGCATCAGGCGATGACGACCTCTTCGACATGAGCGGCTTTGAGGGGCTGTCCATGGCGGACCTGCTGGGCCCCGACGACCGCAACAAGGGTCGCCGCTCCGGTGGCTCCCGCATGGCGCAGCCCCAGTCCAAGCCGGCGGCGGTTCCCACCCGTTCGGTCGATGACTTCGACTTTGACGAGGAGGCCTTTCTGGCAGCCCTCGATGAGCAGGATTTCGTCGGCACCACCGGTGAAGTCGTCACCGGCACGGTGATCGGCATGGAGAGCGACGGTGTCTATGTCGACATCGGCGGCAAGGCCCCTGGCTTCATGCCCAAAAAGGAGTGTGCTCTTGGGGTGATCACCAACCTCAAGGAGCGCTTCCCGAAGGGGTTGAGCGTTGAAGTGCTCGTCACCCGCGAGCAGAACGCCGATGGCATGGTCACCATCAGCGCCCGTGCCCTGGCCCTGCGCCAGAGCTGGGAGAAGGTTCGTGCCCTCGAGAAGGAAGGCAAGGTACTCCAGGTGAAGGTCAACGGTTTCAACCGTGGTGGCATCACCTGTGATGTCGAAGGTCTGCGCGGTTTTGTGCCCCGCTCCCAGCTGCAGGAGGGTGAAAACCACGAGGCGCTGGTGGGCAAAACCCTCGGTGTGGCCTTCCTGGAGGTCAATCCGGACACCCGCAAGCTGGTGCTCTCTGAGAAGAAGGCGGCCACGGCGGCCCTGTTCCAGAACCTCGAGGTCGGTCAGCTGGTTGAGGGACAGGTGGTGGCCATCAAGCCCTATGGCCTCTTCGTGGACCTGGGCGGCATCAGCGGACTCCTGCACCACTCCGTGATTACGGGTGGTCAGATGCGTGATCTGCGCGAGGTCTTCGGCCAGGGCGATCGCGTGAAAGCACTGATTACTGAATTGGATCCCGGTCGCGGTCGCATCGCCTTGAACACTGCTCTGCTGGAGGGGCAGCCGGGTGAGTTGTTGATTGAGCGCGACAAAGTGATGGCGGAGGCCGCCGATCGCGCCAATAGGGCTCGTAACGTGCTGCGTCAGCAGGAACAATCCGCCGGATGA